The region ttgattttttttatcattttacaaAACTACATGACTATCGTAAAATACTAATTTCATTAAcaaataatcataaaaaatttactaaatattgtttaaatactttttttagataataaaatttatattttttagttagTTTATTTAAgatcaatataaaaaaaatattttgtaaataccattgttttaaaatttatatataagcCTTGTTAGAGTAAATTtaaatcatatttataaaatcatgaattttttaaattcatttatttttattttttccatAGTAACATTATGTTTGGCTTCTTCtgattttaaaagttttggTTGTAATGGAAATTCTTCAGAATCATGTATGATTTTTATGACTCCTTTAAGTAGTACCTTTAACAAAACAATACTTGATTTAGCTGAGCCAATGACCGTTTTATCTATTGATTTTGGTATGGCAGACTATACTAGAAATACAGAATAcgtaattaaaataataaataaaattataaaagaagaagTGGACCAAAACATTATGGTTTGTTTTGTTTTGTTTTTGATATAATcattaatttagaaaaaaattactaaaatgTTGAATCTCACATACAGCGATCCAACAAACGTTACAGTAAttgatgatttaaaaaaagcaGAAGAATATATGgcttatttaaaagaaagtaaactttataattctagttcttatattttatttttagattctCTTACTTCTCCAGTTACATTTCAAATTACTCGTAGACCTATGGTTGTAACgcaatctttttataaaccTAAAGTTTTAACAAAATCTTCTCGTAGACCAAAAACTATAACACAATCTTCTCGTAAACCTAGAGTTACAATGCGATATATTCGTAAATTTATTCGTACGACTGCTCGCCCAACTACCAAACGTTTTACAAATTTCCGTACTAGGGTCACTCTTAAACCagcaattaaaaaaaaaggtaaaaacatatatttattatttttattataaatttttagaatataCTAGAATTACAACTACaaagaaattaattaaaactaCTTTACGTCCAACAACCAAACTTTATAGTAAATCAAATTCAGAAGTTAAACCTAAATCAAAAGTTACACAACCAAGTCGTATTCCAGTAAGAATTAGTAagaaaactaattttttaatttttctcaatttttttttccaggAAGTAATTTTGCCCAGAacgattaaaaaatttaaaattgagATTATCtgaaaaaaacttttaattaaaattttgtttaacaaaatttcaattaaacaaatattttagttataaatgttattatattgcttttaataaaaataagataaatatttatacatttttaaagttaaaattttaccttttatcgtttttaaaagaaaaacatataaataaaaaaatttaataaatattacaaatttgtagaaataaaaacttttagatTTGGtcgtttttatttaaaaaaaatataattttataatctaaaaacacttaatgttttaaattgatagtttatataattaattatatcaatataattatatgtcTATATTTTCGCAGAAagtttgtaaaatattttaaaaaagtaataaaatatctttaacaatacttaaattatcattgatgttttttattaaatatgaaaacAATTTGATTGctataaaatagtttttatctattatttttgctttaaattattgtacttaaatttctaaaaagttttctgtataaaaagaattatttgcatattataattatttagaaaCATGGTTAAAGTTTATTCACTTTATCTAATATAAAACTgtgcaaaaaaaaacttttttcaactattaaaaaagatattattaactgttgtattaatttttttttattattgttaaattcctataaattgataatataaaagtcaTACTTgaaattatatcattatgaaaaataaagtattttgttaaaaaactgatttataaaaatttgtatgtataaaaaattttcaacaaatttaaaatatttatttttgataaacaaatgcaaaaaaaaacttttccaattttgttatttaattaattgcAAAAAAACTAAACATTTGTAATatggtaaaaatttaaactaataaatatttaataatctattaatttttatttatacaaaactTTGGTATCCAATAAACCCAAGATTTACTTATCATGTTTTACTATTAATGTTGATTTCTAGATCAAATATTTAtccataaatattaatatagcATTTTTCTAACAAATCTTAGTAAAATTTGAATTGATATATAAGCCATACTTGAAATAGAATTATTCATTTAGGAAGATAatgaatttatatattttactcATTACATTTATCACAGTAACATTAACATCATATGGATACAACGTTGGTAATTGTAATGGAAAATCTAATACAGGTACTTGTATATATATGACCTTTGCAGAAGATGCttttcaaaaaaagtttcttcCATTATTAGATGGAATGACTGCAATACAAATAGATTTTGCTGCatatgaatataataataaaacagaTGATGTACTTagaatattaaatgaaattattgCTGATGAAGTTAATCAAACAACAATGGTtagattttattatttttaactataaaattaaatttttagaaagaGTTTACTAAACAATTGCCTGATGTTACTTATAAAAATCCAACAAACGTTACTTTAGTTGGAACTTTACCTGATATTACTGATCAAAGTAGAGGTAACACAAATATagttaacattttaataagtaACATTATTTTAGGTTTTTTAATGACTTTATTGagttatatatttagaatataacgttaaataaaaaaatacatttttaaaaaattatctattttatattttaataaaaatttttatttaatacactcacttttatattttttttgttacaaaAAGTTTGCcgaaataattataatcatATAATTTCTTCTTAATTgcttaaataaatgtaaaaaatatcatgTTTTGACTATTTTTATTCTCCTATTAACAATAGTTACTTTgttatactattatttttttgcaccagtaattataaaattataaatataaaattcttttctaAAAATGTAACATAGCTAAACTTTAAACacgtaaaaatatatttacacaatttattttcatataagttttaaattaaaagttttttaatctaaaaaaagttatttattttaatcttctactaatattttttaaatattgcttaataaaaaattcaaaaattaaatatttttaacagtaaaataatatttgttttttttatatgtattattttttaaaaaaatataattaaaataaatacaataatttaatactaatattgtaatttttttttattcgaaatatatatattttttatatattaaaatagatGAACTTTATAATACTCATgatgtttaattatttaaaatttcaaagtAATTTTCTACCTTTTTTATTGTactttaacaataaaatacaaattttataataaattactataaattttttttaccacaATATAACATCTATTAGATATGTTGAAttagaaaactttttttcttataatacATAATATAACCTGTTTCAGGTTGTCATCTTTagttaacaataaaaataaaatatatttaataaactttctTTCTTggaagaatttttaaaaacataaaagTTTTGCCATAAAACACTCGTATTtgtttctattaaaaaacaagtttttatcatattttaatcattaatttttttatttcattaattatgatttactattaattttatcatttctaattttcttatataaaattaaaaaaatgatcatgatgttaaatattttatagaaatcttaaaaatttttaactagattattaaaacatacattaaaaaaaaagtaaaacttGTGTTGTAAATTACgtttaattgttatttaattataaaaataatactaagtaaagtatttatttttgttaaaaactTTCTTTCTCtgttataattgttttatacaaaattattattatttattttatttgtttacataatttatttataaaacaattattattttatattcttttaaaatttgaatatatattttataatttttttaaaaaaacttttattatccaaattaaaaattaattaactaATGACTACGAtctgttaatttttaaattttcacttgataaaacaataaacttaatttttaagattttatttattaattaaatagaatgtaaaaaatgtataaaataatatatttactactaatttttcttagtttttttatttctatagtaaattttaaagtttttgcaattgaaaataatcaaaaaaatgatacagataaaagtattattaatgataCATTACCAATTccaatgattaaaaaaacatttcaaagtgaaaaaaaaattgaatatcaAGGAtcatcaaaatttaaaataggaatttgtttaattggaaaaaattttagttcaataatgataagaattttttgtattttaaataaaaataaaaaaattaaacactGTACAGAAAATAATCGATATTCAAGTATAGATGCCATGGCAAgacaatataaattaaaagggattgatgaattttttgaaaaatataaaatgttaatgatTGTTAGAAATCCAATTGATCGGTTAATAAGTGGTTTTATGCAATTATGTTACTATAGAATTTACCTTAAACCAAATGATGATTATTGTTATGGatgtgataaaaatttaacttgtTTTATTGATAATCTTCAAGCTGATTTATGGAATGTtgttaaaaatcaaaaaattcctgatcaattttatgattatcatttttatccTCAAACATGGtatgtttttctttttctatacaaattatcataaaattataaatattttttaaggcAATgtgaatattataaatataaatatatgtataaatatattaaatattctcTACCAGATATGAAAACATTTTATGATACaataattattcatttaGGAAGTGTACATGTTCCTAAacaacatttaaattatcttaGAAAAATCCTTCAATCAACTAAAACACCCCATATTACATCTACAAGAAATGCAACGATTGATTATAAGaatattctttataataattctacattattaaaaagagtatgcctaatattttattatgatttTATTGAATTTGGTTTTAAATTTCCTAAAAATTGTCTtgatagaaatattaaaacattataaatttaaaatatattaaatgaaaagtagaactttttttaactgttgctaatttatattttatattatactcAACTAGTTAAAATCTTTAGTAtgcatatattttttttatcataatacattattattttgtactatttttaaataaaaaatattataaactaagacaatttgattaaaataacataacaacaattatattaaatacaaataatttgatTCATCATCTCAATTATgctttatataattaaattattttactcattaaaaagtacatgattaattaaaaaaaaaacttttttatcttttgttattttttaattgttgtaataataatttataatttcatctttgataaaaatgtttccattgtaaaaaaacatttttagacattcattattttttacataaactTAAAAGTacttatcataaaaaaatataataacattaaatcaaacttttttaatataaataaaaaaatattaaattacacCTATTTTTGcatagaaatatattttaaaattcttttttttttatttatataaatataataagaaaaatattttaaatattatttaataatgtaatttgtaatattttttgataagaaTTGATTACATACAAAAatggtaaaataatataatcaaaagatttatttaattatgttCTACATCATTTTACtcttgataattattttttttaagaatatatttcaaacttttttaaaaaaatattgtacaactttttaaattaccttAAATATACTATgataatagaaaataatttttataaaataagttaacatttataaatgtaataaaaattaaaactttataaaataaattttttttctaaaaaaatgtatttattaatttgtagtaatatattgtttaaatttaaaaaaagataaattattgtgtaaaaaataataaacggtcgtcttattttttactttttaagttattagtatttttgtaatacaacaattttttgtaaataagttaaaattttctttaaatatttagttaaatattgataaatatatttaataaagaatctgtttaatgaaattttttaaatatttaaaaaaattttgataaattgaCAGTTACTTTATgtaattattacttttagtaatttatagtaatgttaaaaaatattattaactataaaaaatgcacaataaaaaaagttataaattcatattttatcaaaaaataaatatatgttgaatttttttttcatttaaatattttaaatctatatagaatatttaattataaaaataaatttaataaaaaatcataaaaatattagtattttcgtaacaattaatataaaaattatttttcctgaataaaaattttagtaaaaaaattgacaatcgagaaaacaaaaataatatcaattattttacGTAGTCAAATTCTCTAGCGGTTTCTTTAGTTACAGCTTCATACCTTATATTAGCGTAATGATTTTCTTTACGACCGTAATATCTTACTAACACCTGACTAAATATAGGTTTCGTTTCTACATCTTTTACACGACCACATATGCTAAGACCGGTTGCTCCTTTGTCATAAcgatttttaatttctaaacCATATGTATTAGTACATGGATTTTCATTTGGAAGGACAGCATCATCAACATAAACAATTACTTTGTATCCTGGATCTGCTTTAATAAGATAATTACATTGAATATTAGATTTTATTTGTAGTGATTTTATATCATGTGAAGCTTTAAGAATAGTTTTACCACATTCTTTATCAGATGGAGCAGCAATACCACATAATTTTCCTACATATCCTTTTGGACATCTACAGTGACCACAATTCAAAGGATCAGGATATCCACCATTAATACATCCCTTAACTTTTTTGGGACAAACTTTTCCACAATGAAGATCATTAAGAAGTTTAATATCATTGTGACTAAAGTCAACTCTTTGTCccaacattttattatataatttattccATTTTGATTTGTATGATGGTTTTCCATTTATACTATGTTGTTTTGATTCATAATTCATAATAGAACCAAAATCAAATGCAGTattcataattttaacatCAAGTCCACTTATTTtggtataatattttttatattcatctTGAATATTATCTAATTTAACTTCAACATATGTATCTCTATCCCAACGTTGAACATGTGGTATTAATCCAAAGGCACGACCAAGTAAAGATTTAATACACCCAATTCTAAGGGTACAATCtttattaacataaataatagttgattttcctttttctaaattatccTCAACATAACTATCTTTTTTTacttgtttaaaaataattccaatattatcaaatggtttttttacttttttaaatgtaatacATGTATAATCAGAAATATGAGCAATTgctttttcaataatttgaCATTTAGATGTaaaatcataataataattaactggcattgtaaaattaaatattcttcGCTTTAAAATAGCTCTTTTATCTCTtacattataattttcattctgaaaaaaaaaatattgttataaaatattaaataatataaacttaCATTATAACATAAAGATGGTATTAATAATCCaacaaaaattacaaaaagataattcatattactttaaaatgtaaattcATATCAAATTATggcttttatatataataattttattttaaaagtttataataaacaataaatattgaaataaactttttataaaatgttttttaatcttagattttctaatttattaaaaaaaacattgatAATTGATATAggtatattaatttaactaaaaatgttttatgccataatatttatttaaacttttacataaaaaaatataaaaaaattatttttatttaacaaatatgctaaattttacttttaaattaaatatttcacaaattttataataattatacacctcaaaagtatatttattttttaaatttgattattattaaacaaaagtTTTACTTCCATCATTAAATagatttaaatgaaaaatttttaaaattattattaaaattattaataaattatatttctcaACATTCATAAATTAAGTGTTTCAAAAttgtagaaaatatttatatattaatatttatgctatttttatgtatatttttaagaatgttttcataaattatataaattaaaattttaaagtactTTAGATTGGAAAATAACTTATATGATGTCAAAGAAAtagattaaattttaaacttctaaatttattataaatagataaaaaatgttaagaaTGTAAGCGATAGTTTTAAGAgaattttaagataaatataaaatttgataaaaatatatcatcaaAAAGAATTCCTTAAAagtagtaataataatttatttttatattttatttaaaaaattttaaattttataattttttttttatctttgttaaattatttgaaatgtttaaatttatttttttcataaaactatcaaatttttaaacaataatatatatcatatttataaataatattaatgttaaaattgtttttcattaaaaaagtatttgtattaaataatatgacgaagattgataataatattatcattttcttaaaaataaagcataataaatttttaaaaataatattttattaaggattattaattatggaaaaatttttatatttatataaaaaaaagtttaaatattttggtatattaaaaattttgtaaataaaatgataacttatatgttatgataaaaatgttgGTGATAAAACATTGGCAGCAAGTATTGTATCCGTATATACAGAAGGTGACAGTACAGAAGGTGATAAAACAACTCCAGATAAAACTGTTGGTGATAACACATCTGGACATAAAACAAATGGTGATAAAATTACAGGAGATAAAACATAAGGATTTATAACATTTGGTGATAAGACATATGGACTAAAAACATAAGCATTAAAAACGGCTGCTGAAAGAACATTTGGTCCAAGAACGTATGGAGAAAATATCATTGGATTTCCTACTTGTGGTGATAAAACTGGTggtgataataaatatggaGCAATAATAGATGGAGAAAATAATGATGGTGATAATGTTGTTGGTCCAAGTAAtgtaaaagtattaattgATGGTGAAAAAGCAAAAGGTGATAATGTTGTATGATcatgttttaatattaaagttcTTTTAAATCTTCTTGATAAAAATCTACTACCACCTCTATTTTTTGCTATTGGATCAGGAAGTTCactaatttttcttatactCTCCCATAATGCTCTTTTCTTATCAACAattgtcatttttttatattctgcAATGCTAAAAGGAAAATTActtctttttgttttatatggACCATTAATtccaaataatatttctaattgACTTGATGTTAAAAATCCGTATTTTAAACTTTCCATATCACGTTTTTGCCTAAAACTAAAagttttttgaatatttttaaaagttatagaAACAAAAtctgttattttattaatatcatcTTCGAATCCAttgtcttttaaaatattagtaacATCTTCAATAATTGAATCAGCACCAGTGACATCCATAACCATTTCTAAAACTGCTTCTTTATCTTTGTCATCCATACCTAATTCATTCATTACTTTTGGTAAAggtaaaatatcattttttgaattGGGATCTTCTTCATCATGATAAAGTGGAAATAAATTTGGacttaaaaatgaattttttgattCTCGATTTCTAATATTTGATGGAAGAATGGAAGCAAATTTTGGAGATAAAATTGACGGTGTTTCTTTACCAGAGTAATGTTTTcttaatgtatatattaaatcaTCAAATTGTAATTCCAAAGGTTTTGAAGGTGTTGTTGATCGAACATatcttattaaatattcagGTTGATCTTCAGAAACATAATCAAAAACACGTTTATACAAATTTTCAGTATTTATGTTTTTaccttttattatattattgagCATTTTAATCTTTTGATATGTTTCTTTCcaagtcttttttttttttacttcttttttaggactattaaaagtaaaaagatTTGTAAAGAATCTaacaatttttctaaaaaatgaATCTTCTGAatcttttgtttttaattcattaataatatctttttttatgacattataatttgatatattttcaCGTTGAATATGATACATTTCTCTAAATCTATATGATTGCCTTTTATTTCGATTACCaattttagttaattttttatcttttgcCAATATTATACATTGAGCAGGATATTTTGGtatttgattattataatcaattttttctaaacatTGTAAAAATGCTACTTTTTCTttgcttaaaaaaaataaaaacatattataataaagaatattaaatacTTACATTgaattcattttatttattaaatctttTCCCATAACACCAAGCAAACTATTAATAGCTTGATTATACCATGATTTATGAAGATTTAAAACACGCTCAAATTGGTTGTTATcaagtttatatttttcgAATAAGCTTTTATCATTATCCTTAAAACTCTTAGAATTATTcaaagttatattaaaagaaaaaataataaaaattgaagttattatataatgtaGAGTAAATTTTAACGTCAtgaaatatgaaaaatattttataatttttaaatttttatttaatatatagtaTTTTAGTAAGTTTCCATTGTTAATTATGTTTAATATTACAGTGATAAAATGCCATTAAATACTGCAcctaacatttaaaaatttttattgctCATACTTTGTTCATACTGAATTTATGTATGTTAATTGTATGTTAACAAGCATTCTTTTATCAGtacaataaaagtatattacgAAACAATATGTAccttaatataattttaacgtatatttatataattttttaatattttatagtcAAGAAtccaaatatataattattttattacattatataaaatattgttatattaaccaatttaattattaggttcaaacaaaatattaatattaatttgttaaat is a window of Strongyloides ratti genome assembly S_ratti_ED321, scaffold srae_scaffold0000001 DNA encoding:
- a CDS encoding Sulfotransferase family-containing protein; this encodes MNLYILLITFITVTLTSYGYNVGNCNGKSNTGTCIYMTFAEDAFQKKFLPLLDGMTAIQIDFAAYEYNNKTDDVLRILNEIIADEVNQTTMKEFTKQLPDVTYKNPTNVTLVGTLPDITDQSRGFLMTLLINFKVFAIENNQKNDTDKSIINDTLPIPMIKKTFQSEKKIEYQGSSKFKIGICLIGKNFSSIMIRIFCILNKNKKIKHCTENNRYSSIDAMARQYKLKGIDEFFEKYKMLMIVRNPIDRLISGFMQLCYYRIYLKPNDDYCYGCDKNLTCFIDNLQADLWNVVKNQKIPDQFYDYHFYPQTWQCEYYKYKYMYKYIKYSLPDMKTFYDTIIIHLGSVHVPKQHLNYLRKILQSTKTPHITSTRNATIDYKNILYNNSTLLKRVCLIFYYDFIEFGFKFPKNCLDRNIKTL
- a CDS encoding Astacin-like metalloendopeptidase, which produces MNYLFVIFVGLLIPSLCYNNENYNVRDKRAILKRRIFNFTMPVNYYYDFTSKCQIIEKAIAHISDYTCITFKKVKKPFDNIGIIFKQVKKDSYVEDNLEKGKSTIIYVNKDCTLRIGCIKSLLGRAFGLIPHVQRWDRDTYVEVKLDNIQDEYKKYYTKISGLDVKIMNTAFDFGSIMNYESKQHSINGKPSYKSKWNKLYNKMLGQRVDFSHNDIKLLNDLHCGKVCPKKVKGCINGGYPDPLNCGHCRCPKGYVGKLCGIAAPSDKECGKTILKASHDIKSLQIKSNIQCNYLIKADPGYKVIVYVDDAVLPNENPCTNTYGLEIKNRYDKGATGLSICGRVKDVETKPIFSQVLVRYYGRKENHYANIRYEAVTKETAREFDYVK
- a CDS encoding Moulting cycle MLT-10-like protein family-containing protein, encoding MGKDLINKMNSIKEKVAFLQCLEKIDYNNQIPKYPAQCIILAKDKKLTKIGNRNKRQSYRFREMYHIQRENISNYNVIKKDIINELKTKDSEDSFFRKIVRFFTNLFTFNSPKKEVKKKKTWKETYQKIKMLNNIIKGKNINTENLYKRVFDYVSEDQPEYLIRYVRSTTPSKPLELQFDDLIYTLRKHYSGKETPSILSPKFASILPSNIRNRESKNSFLSPNLFPLYHDEEDPNSKNDILPLPKVMNELGMDDKDKEAVLEMVMDVTGADSIIEDVTNILKDNGFEDDINKITDFVSITFKNIQKTFSFRQKRDMESLKYGFLTSSQLEILFGINGPYKTKRSNFPFSIAEYKKMTIVDKKRALWESIRKISELPDPIAKNRGGSRFLSRRFKRTLILKHDHTTLSPFAFSPSINTFTLLGPTTLSPSLFSPSIIAPYLLSPPVLSPQVGNPMIFSPYVLGPNVLSAAVFNAYVFSPYVLSPNVINPYVLSPVILSPFVLCPDVLSPTVLSGVVLSPSVLSPSVYTDTILAANVLSPTFLS